The genomic interval CGGTGCCGCGATCCTGCACCTGGAAGATCTTGTTGTCGCCATCCGCAGCGTCGAAACGGCTCGCCACGGCGGCATCAGTTGCTCGATCGAGCCGACCGCGGAAGGTCGCCAGCGGCTGCATCAATTGATCGCACGGATCAAACAACGACCGGTTCAAAACCCGGCTGTTTTCGAAGAATCCATGAAACAAGCCTACGGGCCGCAAACCATTGAGTTGCACGGCATCCCCGCCGACAGTCGCTACGCGTGCACCATGGTCGCAGCCGACTACGAAATGAAGCGTCTAGCAATGGGCTTGGTCGATGCCCCGGTCAAAGGCATGCCCAGCTACATCGCCATGTCTCGCAACGCAGCACATTCCGCCGGGCAAAACCCACGCTGGTGGATGGAATGTAATTACGAAAGCCTGTCCCGCAACGCAGCGGGTACCGCTTGGAAATTGTCCGGTCAAGGAATCAAGACGCTGACCGAGCAAGACGTGATCGCCGCCGACGGGACAGCCACGGGCTCGGGTCGCAAAGACAAGCTGGCGACCCAGTGGGCAGAAAAGATGACGGAAAAGTACACCGAGCTGGCTCGTGAACTACCGATCTTTGGCGACATGCGTAACCTGATGGACCTCACCGTCGTCGCCACCTTGATCGTCCAAGAAAACCTGGAAAGCAAAGCAGGAATGGAATTGAGCGTTCTGCGTGACGGCAAAGCCTTGGAGCCGATCGCCTACGATCCTCCGCGGACGATCGCTCCTGAATGCAGCTTTGTGAAGGGTCGAGCAGGCTGGGTGGTCACCGCCTCGGGTGGCGTCAGTGTCAACGCTTTTGAGATCGTCGCCGGCTCCGTGGAGAACGAAGCCGCCGTGGCGGAAACCCACAGCATCGCGATGGCCAAAAAGACCGGCGATCAAAAGACCGGTGAGCAATGGTGGTGGAACCGCTGAAAAGGCCTCTCGCCCAATCGGCATTCGATGGAATAAACTTGAGCCTGCACTTTTGCACCGCTCGATAGCCTCTCCATCGAAATGAGAATCCGTTGAAGCAATCCGACCAGGATCGGTGGACGATCCACGACGCCGCCCGTGAATATGGTATTGATCGCTGGGGAGATGGGTATTTCTCCATCTCCCAGCAAGGCACGGTACAGGTCTCCCCTGATCGGACGCCAGAATCGACCATTGATCTCAAATCCTTGGTGGATAGCCTCAGCGACCGCGGGCTGCAACTTCCCATCCTGATTCGCTTCAACGGGATTCTGCGTGATCGACTGCACTGCCTCAATGATTGCTTTGCCAAAGCCATCGAGGATCACGCCTACGGAAACCGATATCGTTGTGTTTTCCCGATCAAGGTGAATCAGCAGCGTGAAGTCGTCCAGCAGATTGCGGCCGAGGGTGCCAAGTTGGGCTTCGGAATCGAAGCCGGCAGCAAACCCGAGCTGCTCGCCGCCGTCGCGATGAGCGACCCATCCGTTCCGATTGTCTGCAACGGATTCAAAGACGAAGAGTTCATTCGTCTGGCGATGATGGCTCAACGGCTCGGTCGAACCGTGCTGCCGGTGATCGAGAAAGCGTCCGAGTTGGACTTGATCCTCCGCGTGGCATCGGAGGTCGGCGTGCGTCCGACCTTCGGCATGCGGGTCAAACTCGCCACTCGCGGAACCGGACGATGGCAAGCCAGCGGGGGCTATCGCAGCAAGTTCGGCCTGACCGTTGCCGAAATCCTGTTCGCTCTCGACCGACTGATTGCGATGGACTTGGCCGACTGTTTCCAACTGCTGCACTTCCACGTCGGCAGCCAAATCGGAAACATCCGTCAACTCAAAGCCGCGATCTTGGAAGCCGCCCGGATCTACGTCGACTTGAAACGACGTGGAGCAGGAATGGGCTACCTCGACGTCGGCGGTGGTCTCGGAGTTGATTACGACGGAACTCGAACCGACACCGATTCGAGCATGAACTACAGCATCCAAGAGTACGCCAACGACGTCGTGTATCACATTCAAAGCGTGTGTGACGAAGCCGAGGTGCCGCACCCGCAACTGATCTCCGAAAGCGGTCGTGCGATCACGGCTCAACACAGCGTCCTGATCATGGACACATTGGGCGTGACCTCACAAGGAACGCCGTTTCACAACGCGCCCGGAACGGCGCTGATTCCGTCCGAACCCGGCAGCGACCCCAAGACCGGTGATCCGCAAAGCGACTCGATCCCGGAGGAATTCGAACAACCGGTTCACGACCTTTGGTTTGCCTACAAGAACTTGACCGAAGCCAACGTGATGGAGTCGTTCCACGACGCACAAGTTTCATTGGACCTCTGCATGAATCTGTTCAGCGGCGGTTACTTGCCATTGGAACAGCGTGTCGCTGCGGAAAACCTGTATTTCGCGCTTTGCCACCGAATTCGCGACATGTCAGAG from Stieleria varia carries:
- the speA gene encoding biosynthetic arginine decarboxylase, with translation MKQSDQDRWTIHDAAREYGIDRWGDGYFSISQQGTVQVSPDRTPESTIDLKSLVDSLSDRGLQLPILIRFNGILRDRLHCLNDCFAKAIEDHAYGNRYRCVFPIKVNQQREVVQQIAAEGAKLGFGIEAGSKPELLAAVAMSDPSVPIVCNGFKDEEFIRLAMMAQRLGRTVLPVIEKASELDLILRVASEVGVRPTFGMRVKLATRGTGRWQASGGYRSKFGLTVAEILFALDRLIAMDLADCFQLLHFHVGSQIGNIRQLKAAILEAARIYVDLKRRGAGMGYLDVGGGLGVDYDGTRTDTDSSMNYSIQEYANDVVYHIQSVCDEAEVPHPQLISESGRAITAQHSVLIMDTLGVTSQGTPFHNAPGTALIPSEPGSDPKTGDPQSDSIPEEFEQPVHDLWFAYKNLTEANVMESFHDAQVSLDLCMNLFSGGYLPLEQRVAAENLYFALCHRIRDMSEKSDGISSELKHLDRLLSDIYFVNFSLFQSMPDAWAIDQLFPIMPIHRLDEAPTRNAVLGDITCDSDGKVDSFVCEEGRGKTLKLHSLQSGKPYQMAVFMVGAYQEILGDLHNLFGDTHAVHVDCQNGEVKVKSIVKGDTISEVLSYVQYDDRELIENIQGSVEDAISDKLINNQQAGQTIRAFEKALAGYTYLNHSTNGAATSELTFPDRVDTDQDATVRR
- a CDS encoding DUF1598 domain-containing protein, which produces MELGIARLTRSVVALTFAGFLVAASLDAGFNGGGGGRNVGGVMIDTAGVVRTATVEEQQEFVNLMRAGVAGARGDLDKATDLRMVSLSGLQNAITDVRQKGGRLPESIQYLAGLTRVEYVFVDEKTNDLVIAGPAEPWTVAADGSIVGTKTGAAILHLEDLVVAIRSVETARHGGISCSIEPTAEGRQRLHQLIARIKQRPVQNPAVFEESMKQAYGPQTIELHGIPADSRYACTMVAADYEMKRLAMGLVDAPVKGMPSYIAMSRNAAHSAGQNPRWWMECNYESLSRNAAGTAWKLSGQGIKTLTEQDVIAADGTATGSGRKDKLATQWAEKMTEKYTELARELPIFGDMRNLMDLTVVATLIVQENLESKAGMELSVLRDGKALEPIAYDPPRTIAPECSFVKGRAGWVVTASGGVSVNAFEIVAGSVENEAAVAETHSIAMAKKTGDQKTGEQWWWNR